A genomic window from Lasioglossum baleicum chromosome 7, iyLasBale1, whole genome shotgun sequence includes:
- the LOC143210526 gene encoding solute carrier family 35 member G1 — translation MKMKFSIASTASYNSIDPTYLHTEQFANNAEAYQEGTKWFGVFLAFLSGTFFTISSALVKAIQNVDPMVLLAIRSLLQMLVMAGAACRASKSIFGPKDQRLLLHFQGIVGGATLSLLYYSFRELPIGDATTIIFSSPVIVIALSFFFLKEPCGILRVIVMCSLFAGVVFVSKPPFMFQLHRAEPYNLIGYMCAILATIFTALNIVIMRKCSEIHYSTIIFNLSWWALVTAVCCFCIVTEQHVQKLKLPTDWFTWAKIALVAITGLSGQVLVTNALKIEGAGKVSVTRSLDIILAYLVQVYLFGDQPSSTSIIGAFLIIISVVCMGFEKEVYSVCDFIP, via the exons ATGAAAATGAAGTTCAGCATCGCGTCCACCGCTTCTTACAACAGCATAGATCCGACGTACCTGCATACAGAACAATTCGCCAACAATGCTGAGGCTTATCAAGAGGGTACCAAATGGTTCGGCGTATTTCTGGCGTTTCTGTCAGGCACATTCTTCACAATAAGTTCGGCATTGGTCAAGGCGATTCAAAATGTGGATCCCATGGTGTTGCTCGCTATCAGATCTCTCCTACAAATGCTAGTCATGGCTGGCGCAGCGTGCAGAGCCTCTAAAAGCATATTTGGTCCCAAGGATCAGAGGCTACTGCTGCATTTCCAG GGAATAGTGGGAGGCGCAACTCTATCGCTGCTGTATTACAGCTTCCGTGAATTACCCATAGGAGATGCGACGACAATTATATTCAGCTCTCCGGTTATAGTCATCgcgctctctttctttttcttgaaGGAACCATGCGGCATACTGCGTGTAATAGTCATGTGTTCCCTCTTCGCAGGTGTGGTTTTTGTGTCCAAGCCACCATTTATGTTCCAG TTACACAGAGCTGAGCCGTATAATCTGATCGGGTATATGTGCGCTATCCTAGCGACGATCTTCACAGCTCTGAATATCGTCATCATGAGAAAATGCTCAGAGATTCATTACTCCACGATCATTTTCAATCTATCATGGTGGGCCCTTGTCACTGCAGTGTGCTGTTTCTGCATCGTAACGGAGCAACACGTGCAGAAGCTGAAATTGCCCACCGACTGGTTCACGTGGGCCAAGATAGCGTTGGTGGCGATCACTGGACTGTCCGGACAAGTTTTAGTGACGAACGCGTTGAAAATCGAAGGGGCAGGCAAAGTATCGGTGACCAGGTCGCTGGACATCATACTAGCCTATCTTGTGCAAGTATACCTCTTCGGGGACCAGCCATCGTCCACCAGTATAATCGGCGCGTTCCTGATCATTATCTCCGTCGTGTGCATGGGATTCGAAAAAGAGGTTTATAGCGTTTGCGATTTTATTCCCTAG
- the LOC143210527 gene encoding ester hydrolase C11orf54 homolog translates to MSLDVTGLNIVKRELLVPSLNEIKDVITEGLTKNFAEVQVEVVNCPDLTQEPFTLAAPGLGGNTTVLEIGGPPFLLPLVQRDKVYDVQKLVKHLQCCKNPFVIGAGAGPWPHINCNCELMMNLVMPNDNVENKSRIASVDKTNGKCVLQTLPNDETRLALLANLFVSEGKPGQVLKVHAKKRTGDNDFIASMQKALEQHYQNDLVGLGGTFLMTDGKIKQHVMSDFSKVPLNTEAKLNDWLRFYNMSTPLVAVGTFVSSESDIDLRVQHFHSFSNHGEGGHYHIDTTPETIEYLGYFNLGNLLYRVDQPKTAVQFGKD, encoded by the exons ATGTCTTTGGACGTCACCGGACTCAACATCGTGAAAAGGGAACTGCTCGTTCCTTCGCTCAACGAAATCAAGGATG TGATAACAGAAGGCCTGACCAAGAACTTCGCAGAGGTTCAGGTCGAAGTTGTGAACTGCCCAGACTTAACGCAAGAACCTTTCACACTCGCTGCACCAG GCTTAGGAGGTAATACTACGGTACTGGAAATTGGGGGTCCCCCATTCCTTCTTCCTTTGGTGCAGAGAGACAAGGTATACGATGTCCAAAAACTTGTGAAACACTTGCAGTGCTGCAAGAACCCCTTTGTCATCGGAGCGGGAGCTGGACCATGGCCGCACATAAATTGCAACTGCGAG CTTATGATGAATCTGGTAATGCCAAACGACAATGTGGAAAACAAGAGCCGTATCGCATCCGTCGACAAAACCAATGGGAAATGCGTACTGCAAACCTTGCCCAACGATGAAACCAGATTAGCTCTGTTAGCCAACCTGTTTGTCAGCGAGGGGAAACCGGGACAGGTGTTAAAAGTTCATGCCAAGAAACGCACTGGGGACAACGATTTCATTGCGAGCATGCAAAAAGCACTTGAGCAACACTACCAAAACGATCTTGTTG GATTAGGAGGAACGTTCTTGATGACCGACGGTAAGATCAAGCAACACGTCATGAGCGACTTCTCCAAGGTTCCACTGAACACAGAAGCGAAGCTGAACGATTGGCTGCGTTTTTACAACATGTCCACACCTCTGGTCGCCGTGGGCACGTTCGTCAGCTCCGAAAGC GACATCGATCTCCGTGTCCAACACTTCCACAGTTTCTCTAATCACGGAGAGGGAGGTCATTATCACATTGACACGACTCCGGAAACTATTGAATACTTAGGGTACTTCAATTTAGGAAATTTGCTGTACCGTGTAGATCAGCCAAAGACTGCTGTACAATTTGGAAAGGACTGA